In the Malaclemys terrapin pileata isolate rMalTer1 chromosome 12, rMalTer1.hap1, whole genome shotgun sequence genome, one interval contains:
- the LOC128846854 gene encoding olfactory receptor 1009-like, translating into MENRTNVTEFILLGLSSDPQIQIFFFLVFLVVYLATLLANMVIMLVVRADSHLHTPMYFFLFHLSFVDICYSSAIVPKMLVNFLAEHKTISVNGCLAQMFFIFLPAGAEIFILSAMAYDRYTAICDPLRYMKTMSKGICVLLVSGAWAIGFTDALLNTVLALRLHFCGFNQIHHFSCELPPLLQLSCTDTFTNQVVLFTSVVILGSSSFLFTLISYIHIICTILRIRSAEGRRKAFSTCSSHLMVVGLLYLTAFFQYTKPSSVSSVALDEIVSIQYSILTPMLNPIIYSLKNKEVKTAVGKMLGKFKFLK; encoded by the coding sequence ATGGAAAATCGAACCAATGTGACTGAGTTTATTCTCCTGGGACTTTCCAGTGACCCACAGATTCAGATTTTCTTCTTCCTGGTGTTTTTAGTTGTCTACCTAGCCACACTTTTGGCGAACATGGTGATCATGCTGGTGGTAAGGGCTGATtctcaccttcacacccccatgtacttcttcctcttCCATTTGTCCTTTGTCGATATCTGCTATTCCTCAGCCATTGTCCCTAAGATGTTGGTGAATTTCCTAGCAGAGCACAAAACCATTTCTGTCAATGGCTGCCTTGCCCAGATGTTCTTCATATTCCTGCCAGCTGGTGCTGAAATTTTTATTCTCTCAGCAATGGCGTATGACCGCTATACTGCCATCTGTGACCCATTGCGTTACATGAAGACCATGAGCAAAGGAATCTGTGTTCTGCTGGTGAGTGGTGCATGGGCAATAGGCTTCACAGATGCCCTACTTAACACAGTTTTAGCCCTCAGGTTGCATTTCTGTGGCTTCAATCAAATCCACCATTTCAGCTGTGAGCTCCCTCCTCTATTACAACTGTCCTGCACTGACACCTTCACCAATCAAGTGGTGCTGTTTACTTCTGTTGTCATACTTGGATCAAGCTCCTTCCTCTTCACCCTCATCTCCTACATTCACATCATCTGCACCATCCTGAGGATACGCTCTGCGGAGGGCAGgcgtaaagccttctccacctgcagctcccacctcatGGTGGTTGGTTTGTTGTACCTGACAGCTTTTTTCCAGTACACAAAACCCAGCTCAGTCTCCTCTGTGGCTCTGGATGAAATCGTCTCCATCCAGTACAGCATCTTGACTCCCAtgttaaaccccatcatctacagcctAAAAAACAAGGAGGTGAAAACAGCTGTAGGGAAAATGTTGGGGAAATTCAAGTTTCTCAAGTAG
- the LOC128846677 gene encoding olfactory receptor 1009-like, which translates to MSMENQTRVTEFILLGLSSDPQMQIFLFLVFLVIYLITLVGNILIMVVIRADSHLHTPMYFFLFHLSFTDTCYSSVTVPKMLMNFLAEHKTISVSGCIAQMFFILFTAGAEVFILSVMAYDRYAAICDPLHYVKKMNKGICFQLVSGAWAIGFFHALLNTVFSFNLYFCGPNQISHFSCELPHLLKLSCSETLTNQVVLLTSIVIFGSSSFLLTLISYIHIISTIMRIRSAEGRHKVFSTCSSHLIVVGLWYLTGFFQYTKPSSISSGALDEMFSVQYTILTPMLNPIIYSLKNKDVKRALAKMLGKLNFLK; encoded by the coding sequence ATGTCAATGGAAAATCAAACCAGAGTGACTGAATTTATTCTCCTGGGACTTTCCAGTGACCCACAGATGCAGATTTTCCTCTTCCTGGTGTTTTTAGTGATTTATCTAATCACTCTGGTTGGGAACATACTGATCATGGTGGTGATAAGAGCTGATtctcaccttcacacccccatgtacttcttcctcttCCATTTATCCTTTACTGATACCTGCTATTCCTCAGTCACAGTGCCTAAAATGCTGATGAACTTCCTAGCAGAGCACAAAACTATTTCTGTCAGTGGCTGCATTGCCCAGATGTTCTTCATCCTCTTCACAGCTGGTGCTGAAGTTTTCATTCTCTCAGTCATGGCATATGACCGCTACGCTGCCATCTGTGACCCATTGCATTACGTGAAGAAAATGAACAAAGGGATTTGTTTTCAGCTGGTGAGTGGTGCATGGGCAATAGGCTTCTTTCATGCCCTTCTTAACACAGTCTTCTCATTCAATTTATATTTTTGTGGACCCAATCAAATCAGCCATTTCAGCTGTGAGCTCCCTCATTTATTAAAATTGTCCTGCAGTGAAACCCTCACCAATCAAGTGGTGCTTCTCACTTCTATTGTGATATTTGGATCAagctccttcctcctcaccctgATCTCCTACATTCACATCATCTCCACCATCATGAGGATACGCTCTGCGGAGGGTAGGCATAAAGTCTTCTCCACCTGCAGCTCTCACCTTATTGTGGTTGGTTTATGGTATCTGACAGGTTTTTTCCAGTACACAAAACCCAGCTCAATTTCTTCTGGGGCtctggatgaaatgttctctgtcCAGTACACCATCTTGACCCCCAtgttaaaccccatcatctacagcctgaaaaaCAAGGATGTGAAAAGGGCACTGGCGAAAATGTTGGGGAAATTGAACTTTCTCAAGTAG